In one window of Serinus canaria isolate serCan28SL12 chromosome 18, serCan2020, whole genome shotgun sequence DNA:
- the UTP18 gene encoding U3 small nucleolar RNA-associated protein 18 homolog yields the protein MGRGQRSAMNLSQEGAGPRGSRDRVLVFRFRVRWAMRGVAAVVGREPGVAKAGRAPRMKATKKLSKVTKAGKMMKPKRTAKRLLAVANEAVAAEAARRARHLKALSCVSGAERELEELVFGDSLNGEEDELLRRLARPRPVPAAEGKGLQKESSDSEMENEAKCDLLLKNPAWVDEDDEAEENVDMTHKYRKDFMKSDAETTLTKKKLKKRLEEQFQQAMGGVPAWAGLENRKKSKRTLSDSDSDEDDDLLRRTGNFITSSESLPRGILKMSTCLPANQERFANGKLVTVQFHPSAQVVMTAGHDRSVSLFQVDGIRNPKIQSIYLESFPIYKAHFSVDGEQVIATGTHHSMFFVYDMMAGSIIPIPKVRGVEEKFLRNFELSPDGSFMLLIGTSGYLHLLSMKTKELISTMKVNGRCTASAFTPDSSKIYSYSKEGEVFIWDVRSRKSLHKFEDEGSLEGKCIAVSKNNQYVACGSSSGVVNLYTTDTCLKENRPKPVKSIMNLVTAATCVTFNPTTEILAVASRDTDEAVKLVHLPSYTVFSNFPVFRKKQIYLTQSMDFSPRSGYFSVANNKGKALLFRLKHYSFF from the exons ATGGGGCGGGGGCAGCGCAGTGCCATGAACCTATCGCAGGAGGGGGCGGGTCCAAGGGGGTCGCGTGACCGGGTGCTTGTGTTCCGGTTCCGGGTCCGGTGGGCGATGCGTGGTGTGGCGGCGGTTGTGGGGCGGGAGCCGGGAGTGGCAAAAGCAGGGAGAGCACCCAGAATGAAGGCGACGAAGAAACTGTCTAAAGTGACCAAAGCAGGTAAAATGATGAAACCCAAGCGGACAGCGAAGCGTCTTCTGGCTGTGGCGAATGAGGCGGTGGCCGCCGAGGCAGCGCGACGCGCCCGCCACCTGAAGGCGCTGAGCTGCGTGTCGGGCGCCGAgcgggagctggaggagctggtgtTCGGTGACAGCCTCAATGGGGAGGAGGATGAACTGCTGCGACGCCTGGCCAGGCCTCGACCG gttcctgctgcagaggggaagggCCTCCAGAAAGAGTCCAGCGATTCCGAGATGGAAAATGAAGCGAAATGTGACTTACTGCTCAAAAATCCGGCCTGGGTAGATGAGGATGATGAAGCTGAGGAAAA TGTTGATATGACCCATAAGTACAGGAAAGATTTCATGAAAAGTGATGCCGAGACAACTCTTACTaagaaaaaactgaagaaaagactTGAGGAACA GTTTCAACAAGCTATGGGAGGAgttcctgcctgggctggtctagaaaacaggaagaaatcCAAAAGGACTTTGAGTGACA GTGACAGTGATGAAGATGATGATCTGCTACGCAGGACTGGCAATTTCATTACAAGCTCAGAGTCTCTGCCAAGAGGGATTTTGAAG ATGAGCACCTGCCTTCCTGCAAACCAGGAACGTTTTGCCAATGGAAAACTGGTGACAGTGCAGTTTCATCCCTCAGCTCAAGTGGTGATGACAGCTGGGCATGATCGCTCCGTGTCCCTCTTCCAG GTGGACGGTATAAGGAACCCAAAAATACAGAGCATCTATTTAGAGAGTTTTCCAATTTATAAGGCTCATTTCAGTGTGGATGGAGAACAAGTTATAGCCACTGGTACTCATCACAGCATGTTCTTTGTGTATGACATGATGGCTGGGAGTATCATCCCTATCCCAAAAGTACGAG GTGTGGAGGAAAAATTCCTCAGAAACTTCGAACTCTCTCCAGATGGATCATTTATGCTGCTGATTGGAACTTCAGGTTACCTTCACTTGCTGTCCATGAAG ACAAAAGAACTGATCAGCACTATGAAGGTGAATGGAAGGTGCACTGCCTCTGCTTTCACCCCAGACAGCAGTAAAATATACAGCTATTCAA AGGAAGGCGAAGTTTTCATTTGGGatgtgagaagcagaaagagtCTACACAAATTTGAAGATGAAGGTTCTTTGGAAGGAAAGTGCATTGCTGTTTCAAAAAATAACCAGTATGTGGCATGTGG TTCATCTTCTGGAGTTGTAAATTTATACACTACTGATACCTGCCTCAAAGAAAACCGTCCTAAACCAGTAAAGTCCATAATGAACCTTGTTACTGCTGCCACCTGTGTGACCTTTAATCCCACCACAGAGATTTTGGCAGTAGCTTCCCGTGACACTGATGAGGCTGTCAAATTG GTGCACCTTCCTTCATATACTGTATTCTCAAACTTCCcagtcttcagaaaaaaacagatatATCTTACTCAATCTATGGACTTCTCTCCCAGAAGTGGATATTTCTCTGTAGCAAATAACAAAGGCAAAGCTTTGTTATTTAG gcTGAAACATTATTCATTCTTCTGA